In one window of Thermodesulfobacteriota bacterium DNA:
- a CDS encoding ATP-binding protein, protein MRPLRYFYGRPMGFKFTVVFLSVVLVPMFLLAYISYRVIDTRLMEHAVEQVSTGIKAAWTEYHVRGDQMRYGMLQAAAMREIQEAVASGDARYLRDSMASWKKARPYVDIWAVTDGEGRVIARLNSASAGDLFLLGGLTRQAVEGREARTSTELLDGAALRLEGPELAMNASPDASAPGGDSPGVLALMVVTPVLDGRGAVTGTIITGDVLNNDSFVPDMVSRKLPGFFTTISAMGVRVSTNITDENGRNMRGTRINGTAYSELAAGKSFLGEMAVGGLSLISLSEPIRDSRGNIVGSLQVGISKERLWAIQRENQLVIAVITLIGFSFALMAAFVSTHRITRPLKEVKEKLLAYGRGDQGVRIAVEDAEAVDEIAVLAKVFNRMADEADGREAEKARYLAEIEAKNTELAHLNEELRISNEELEIAYEETQSQTEELHAINEELKLLNEDLDRKNTELQKANRIILKEEEELKKAKNKLRLIYDGIRDFILLVGSDYKIVEANRSFLEMTGLTERAAVGRNVYAAFGLEPPARNCPVRKSIDHSSTAEMEFTTPDGKVFVWQSYPVLDGANPGSAVVYVHDVTEKRLLTQKLLQSDKLSSLGELVSGVAHELNNPLTGIMCFSELLLEDKLGESASSKIRKINEASHRCKKIIENLLTFARWKRPEKKYGDVNRIIRDSLDFRAYQLRIDNIKIDLDLDESIPGTMLDANQIQQVFLNLINNASDAIKEGGSGGTIRITSRHGNGKIVVSVEDSGKGISEEIANRIFDPFFTTKEVGKGTGLGLSISYGIVHEHGGNIYASSRRRNGTTFIVELPVAGDGSEGLFYSGGEASEKLKVDGKKALVVDDEPIVLDLLMDSLTGFGFVVDRCSSAEDAIVKVSGSDYDLIISDIKMPGLGGKGFYNEVQVLRPEALKKMIFISGDSINTETQAFLSRVGAPSIKKPFTIDELSSVVSKLVN, encoded by the coding sequence ATGAGACCGCTCAGGTACTTCTACGGACGGCCGATGGGTTTCAAGTTCACGGTCGTCTTCCTTTCCGTCGTCCTTGTCCCGATGTTCCTCCTTGCCTATATCTCCTACAGGGTGATAGACACGAGGCTCATGGAGCACGCGGTCGAGCAGGTCTCCACGGGCATAAAGGCGGCGTGGACCGAGTATCACGTCCGCGGCGACCAGATGCGCTACGGCATGCTCCAGGCCGCTGCAATGCGCGAGATACAGGAGGCGGTCGCCTCGGGGGACGCCAGGTATCTCAGGGACAGCATGGCATCCTGGAAAAAGGCGAGGCCATATGTGGACATCTGGGCCGTTACCGACGGTGAAGGCAGGGTCATAGCAAGGCTCAACAGCGCATCCGCCGGCGACCTCTTCCTCCTCGGCGGGCTTACCAGGCAGGCCGTGGAGGGCAGGGAGGCCCGGACTTCCACCGAGCTCCTCGACGGGGCGGCCTTGAGGCTCGAAGGGCCGGAGCTTGCCATGAACGCGTCGCCGGACGCGAGCGCGCCCGGCGGCGACTCCCCCGGCGTGCTGGCGCTCATGGTGGTCACGCCGGTGCTGGACGGGCGCGGCGCGGTAACCGGCACCATAATAACCGGTGACGTGCTTAATAACGACAGCTTCGTGCCTGACATGGTGTCCCGGAAGCTCCCCGGGTTCTTCACGACCATATCCGCCATGGGCGTGCGCGTATCGACAAACATAACCGACGAGAACGGAAGGAATATGCGCGGCACGCGCATAAACGGGACTGCATATTCGGAGCTTGCGGCAGGCAAGTCTTTCCTCGGCGAGATGGCCGTAGGAGGGCTTTCGCTGATATCGTTGTCCGAGCCGATCAGGGACTCGAGGGGCAATATAGTCGGCTCCCTGCAAGTCGGCATCTCCAAGGAGAGGCTTTGGGCCATACAGAGGGAAAACCAGCTGGTCATAGCAGTAATAACCCTCATAGGCTTCAGCTTCGCGCTCATGGCCGCCTTCGTCTCGACCCACAGGATAACGAGGCCCCTCAAGGAGGTAAAGGAGAAGCTTCTCGCGTACGGCAGGGGCGACCAGGGCGTCAGGATAGCGGTCGAGGACGCCGAGGCCGTGGACGAGATAGCCGTGCTCGCGAAGGTGTTCAACAGGATGGCGGACGAGGCGGACGGAAGGGAGGCCGAGAAGGCCAGGTACCTTGCCGAGATAGAGGCCAAGAACACCGAGCTTGCCCACCTGAACGAGGAGCTCCGGATATCCAACGAGGAGCTCGAGATCGCGTACGAGGAAACGCAGAGCCAGACCGAGGAGCTCCATGCCATTAACGAGGAGCTGAAGCTCCTTAACGAGGACCTGGACAGGAAGAACACCGAGCTCCAGAAGGCCAACAGGATAATACTCAAGGAGGAAGAGGAACTCAAGAAGGCCAAGAACAAGCTACGGCTCATCTACGACGGCATAAGGGATTTCATACTGCTCGTCGGGAGCGATTACAAGATAGTCGAGGCGAACAGGTCTTTCCTTGAGATGACGGGCCTGACGGAGCGGGCAGCCGTCGGCAGGAACGTGTACGCCGCGTTCGGGCTTGAGCCGCCGGCCAGGAACTGCCCGGTAAGGAAGTCGATAGATCACTCGTCCACCGCCGAGATGGAGTTCACTACCCCGGACGGCAAGGTGTTCGTCTGGCAGTCCTATCCGGTGCTGGACGGGGCAAATCCCGGGAGCGCCGTCGTCTACGTCCACGACGTTACGGAGAAGCGGCTCCTTACGCAGAAGCTCCTCCAGTCGGACAAGCTTTCGTCTCTCGGGGAGCTCGTATCCGGGGTCGCCCACGAGCTCAATAACCCGCTTACCGGGATAATGTGCTTCTCCGAGCTCCTCCTCGAGGACAAGCTCGGCGAGAGCGCAAGCTCCAAGATACGGAAGATCAACGAGGCCTCGCACCGCTGCAAGAAGATAATCGAGAACCTCCTCACCTTCGCCAGGTGGAAGAGGCCGGAGAAGAAGTACGGCGACGTAAACCGCATAATAAGGGACAGCCTGGACTTCAGGGCGTACCAGCTGAGGATCGACAACATAAAAATCGACCTCGACCTTGACGAATCGATACCCGGGACCATGCTGGACGCCAACCAGATACAGCAGGTGTTCCTGAACCTCATAAACAACGCGAGCGACGCGATAAAGGAGGGCGGCTCCGGCGGCACTATCAGGATAACAAGCAGGCACGGCAACGGGAAGATAGTCGTAAGCGTAGAGGATTCCGGCAAGGGCATATCCGAGGAGATAGCCAACAGGATATTCGACCCGTTCTTTACCACAAAGGAGGTGGGGAAGGGGACCGGGCTCGGCCTCTCCATCTCGTACGGCATAGTGCACGAGCACGGCGGCAACATATACGCGTCCAGCCGGAGGAGGAACGGGACCACCTTCATCGTGGAGCTGCCGGTAGCGGGTGACGGCTCCGAAGGCCTCTTTTACAGCGGAGGCGAAGCATCCGAGAAGCTGAAGGTGGACGGCAAGAAGGCCCTCGTAGTGGACGACGAGCCCATAGTGCTTGACCTCCTCATGGACTCGCTCACCGGCTTCGGATTCGTGGTGGACAGGTGCTCGTCCGCCGAGGACGCCATCGTCAAGGTGTCCGGCTCGGACTACGACCTCATAATAAGCGACATCAAGATGCCGGGGCTCGGCGGCAAGGGGTTCTACAACGAGGTGCAGGTCCTGAGGCCGGAGGCCCTCAAGAAGATGATCTTCATATCGGGAGACAGCATAAACACGGAGACGCAGGCCTTCCTTTCCAGGGTGGGCGCGCCTTCCATCAAGAAGCCTTTCACTATAGACGAGCTCAGCAGCGTCGTCTCGAAACTGGTGAATTGA
- a CDS encoding inorganic diphosphatase, with product MKDKAVTVVVEIPKGCRNKYEYDPVAKVIRFDRMLFSAVHYPSDYGFIPDTLAGDGDALDALVLVWEPTFPGCHIEAKAVGVFKMRDEKGPDEKILCVPLKDPLWNYINELKDVPPHLLKEIGHFFEIYKDLEEKKTGVEGWAGRESAEKVIAESRARFRGQ from the coding sequence TTGAAGGACAAGGCCGTCACTGTAGTCGTGGAGATACCGAAAGGGTGCCGCAACAAGTACGAGTACGACCCTGTGGCAAAGGTCATCCGGTTCGACCGGATGCTCTTCTCGGCGGTCCATTACCCGAGCGACTACGGCTTCATACCCGACACGCTCGCCGGGGACGGCGACGCGCTCGACGCGCTGGTGCTCGTATGGGAGCCGACCTTTCCCGGATGCCATATCGAAGCCAAGGCGGTGGGCGTATTCAAGATGCGGGACGAGAAGGGGCCTGACGAGAAGATACTCTGCGTGCCGCTAAAAGACCCGCTCTGGAACTACATAAACGAGCTTAAGGACGTACCGCCGCATTTACTCAAGGAGATAGGCCACTTCTTCGAGATTTACAAGGACCTGGAAGAGAAAAAGACCGGTGTCGAGGGCTGGGCAGGCCGGGAATCCGCGGAAAAGGTCATAGCCGAGTCGAGGGCCCGGTTCCGCGGGCAGTAG
- a CDS encoding protein-glutamate O-methyltransferase CheR, protein MHGQSGSSDGLSSLLEKVYEERGWDFRNYKRSTLSRRVSKLLHSARARSCEDYLHILGKDPYEYHRLFSTLTIKVSEFFREPEVFSVLEGIVRREFRNTPLKSWCCGCAYGEEAYSLGALFAEAMSPEALAGSRIFATDMDCDALDQARRAVYREEAIANVPPALREKYFVPADGFYRVSMDLRGLVRFGTLDIVQSPSIRGVNILFCRNLFIYFNKPLQEKVFAKLDYALRPGGILVMGKAEVLPHMYSAGYEPLARGLNIYRKCP, encoded by the coding sequence ATGCACGGCCAGAGCGGTTCCTCAGACGGACTTTCCTCGCTTCTGGAGAAGGTCTACGAGGAGCGGGGCTGGGATTTCAGAAATTACAAGAGGTCGACGCTTTCGCGGAGGGTCTCGAAACTCCTTCACTCCGCCAGGGCGCGCTCCTGCGAAGACTACCTCCATATCCTCGGAAAAGACCCTTACGAGTACCACAGGCTCTTCTCCACGCTCACGATAAAGGTAAGCGAGTTTTTCAGGGAGCCGGAGGTCTTCTCCGTCCTGGAAGGCATCGTCAGGCGCGAGTTCCGAAATACGCCGTTGAAGTCTTGGTGCTGCGGGTGCGCCTACGGCGAGGAGGCCTATTCGCTCGGCGCGCTCTTTGCCGAGGCCATGAGCCCCGAGGCGCTTGCCGGCTCGCGTATCTTCGCGACCGACATGGATTGCGACGCGCTTGACCAGGCCAGGAGGGCCGTATACAGGGAGGAAGCTATAGCGAACGTCCCGCCTGCGCTCCGGGAGAAGTACTTCGTGCCGGCGGACGGCTTCTACCGGGTGAGCATGGACTTGAGGGGCCTGGTGCGGTTCGGCACCCTGGACATAGTCCAGAGCCCTTCCATAAGGGGGGTGAACATACTCTTCTGCAGGAACCTTTTCATATATTTCAACAAGCCCCTCCAGGAGAAGGTCTTCGCGAAGCTCGATTACGCGCTCCGCCCAGGCGGCATATTGGTCATGGGGAAGGCGGAGGTGCTGCCGCACATGTACTCCGCAGGGTATGAGCCGCTCGCGCGCGGCCTCAACATCTACAGGAAATGCCCATGA
- a CDS encoding sigma-70 family RNA polymerase sigma factor produces the protein MLKGKGKDKKYVGFGGNGEEKPFVPMKKLSEGAPSRTQQKWPLPYRRNKAEDAGKAVPGHEDRPGRDYMKDESALGPEAAAKPAGKRRGRKEDREKETTATDSVKVYFSGIKKFALLTSDEEKTLARRIAKGDTQARRKMIEANLRLVVNIAKRYLNRGLPLQDLIEEGNIGLIKSVERFKATKGCKFSTYATYWIKQAIERAIANQSSIVRLPIHVTADISKLTRANRELTRSLKREPSLVELSEKTGLSGRYVKKLNTISKKSYSLEASFPDDTDQSLLDRLEDDRFPTPMEVIDDSRRVDRINSWLGMLDENERTILKLRFGLEEDEPQTLEAIGKSFGVTRERVRQIEVKALDKLKKIIRQSDILSFDSV, from the coding sequence ATGCTCAAAGGCAAAGGCAAGGACAAGAAATACGTGGGCTTCGGCGGAAACGGCGAGGAGAAGCCGTTCGTGCCCATGAAAAAACTCTCGGAAGGGGCGCCGTCGCGGACCCAGCAGAAGTGGCCCCTCCCCTACCGCAGGAATAAAGCGGAGGATGCCGGAAAGGCCGTCCCCGGCCACGAGGACAGGCCCGGACGCGACTACATGAAAGACGAATCGGCCCTCGGGCCCGAAGCGGCCGCCAAGCCGGCCGGGAAAAGGCGCGGCAGGAAAGAGGACAGGGAAAAGGAAACTACCGCTACCGATTCGGTGAAGGTATATTTCAGCGGCATAAAGAAGTTCGCGCTCCTTACGTCGGACGAGGAGAAGACGCTCGCCAGGAGGATCGCGAAAGGCGATACCCAGGCCAGGAGGAAGATGATAGAGGCGAACCTCCGGCTCGTGGTCAACATAGCGAAAAGGTACCTCAACCGCGGTCTTCCGCTCCAGGACCTCATAGAGGAAGGGAATATCGGCCTCATAAAATCCGTCGAGCGGTTCAAGGCCACGAAAGGGTGCAAGTTCTCCACCTACGCAACCTACTGGATAAAGCAGGCGATAGAGCGCGCCATAGCCAACCAGTCCTCGATAGTGCGGCTCCCTATACACGTGACGGCGGACATATCCAAGCTCACCCGGGCCAACAGGGAGCTTACGAGGTCGCTTAAAAGGGAGCCGAGCCTGGTCGAGCTCTCGGAAAAGACGGGGCTCTCCGGGAGGTACGTAAAGAAGCTCAACACCATCAGCAAGAAAAGCTATTCTCTCGAGGCGAGCTTCCCGGACGACACCGACCAGTCGCTCCTCGACAGGCTGGAGGACGACAGGTTCCCGACCCCGATGGAGGTCATCGACGATTCCCGGAGGGTCGACAGGATAAACTCCTGGCTCGGGATGCTTGACGAGAACGAGAGGACGATACTCAAGCTCAGGTTCGGCCTGGAGGAGGACGAGCCCCAGACGCTCGAAGCCATAGGAAAGTCGTTCGGCGTGACCAGGGAGCGCGTGCGCCAGATAGAAGTAAAGGCACTTGACAAGCTCAAGAAGATAATACGCCAGTCGGACATACTTTCGTTCGATTCGGTCTGA
- a CDS encoding PAS domain S-box protein — MKRPFPLAYKVVLAFLVVLLPISAMFLISLKSISRNTGALVNENLRATAEARSAELLFFLESLKERVVDFSTDGMIRDNPERAVRDGLSEDPALSAYLTEHKLPVLEDAYRLSVMRMDGKVVSSTDQAVIGEDRSGQDFFLKGSEVPSITVRPTGVPDLVVSVPLRSRENGDFIGVLAAFVPKERLGDILARERGRDIGITRYALEGYRTLDIYLVNMDRLMITPSWLIEGTVFRTTVDTEAVRACLNEGREHMGVYEDYRGEAVFGTSICMPDFGWVLLTEVDKKEAFVPISRLVNYGALTGVAVLVLVSGFALYFLRMARQLKTIASASKEIAAGNYAARVPVRSGDEIGILAGHFNRMVADVQERSRALKESEERFRGLIEAINDWVWEVDENLVYTYVSPKVRSLLGYEPEELVGRTPFMLMPPEEAERVEKDVAQAVERREPFNAYENTNLKKDGSIVVLETNASPIFDSNGVFRGYRGIDRDVTERKAAEDALRKSESRLANAQRIASLGNWDWDIGTNELHWSDEIYRIFGVAPREFGATYDAFLNYVHPDDRDKVITAVNEALYDKKPYSIDHMIVLHDGTGKTVHEEGEVVYDDGKPLRMTGTVLDITERKKAEDEIRKLNAELEERVAERTAELEAANRELEAFSYSVAHDLKTPLRTIDGFARILMKDSPEALGPSGREYLERLVAASRRMGELIDALLKLSRVMRAEMTLERVYLSGIARAIASDLRRAQPERNAEFIIHENLAADGDPGLLKTVMENLLGNAWKFTSKKDAARIEFGSSGMEDGKTVFFVRDNGAGFEMKYAERLFNPFQRLHGEDEFPGTGIGLATVQRIIQRHGGSIRAEGEREKGATFYFTL; from the coding sequence ATGAAAAGGCCCTTTCCCCTCGCATACAAAGTCGTGTTGGCATTCCTTGTAGTCCTCCTTCCCATATCCGCCATGTTCCTCATTAGCCTCAAGAGCATCAGCAGGAACACAGGCGCCCTTGTGAATGAGAACTTAAGGGCTACCGCGGAAGCCAGGTCAGCGGAACTCCTCTTCTTCCTTGAATCGCTTAAGGAGCGTGTCGTGGATTTCTCGACCGACGGGATGATAAGGGACAACCCGGAGAGGGCGGTCAGGGACGGCCTTTCCGAGGACCCTGCACTTAGCGCTTATCTAACCGAGCATAAGCTCCCGGTCCTTGAGGACGCATACAGGCTTTCGGTGATGCGCATGGACGGAAAGGTCGTCTCCTCTACGGACCAGGCCGTTATCGGGGAGGACCGCTCAGGCCAGGATTTTTTCCTGAAGGGGAGCGAGGTTCCTTCGATCACGGTCAGGCCTACCGGTGTTCCTGATCTTGTCGTCTCGGTACCGCTCCGGAGCAGGGAGAATGGAGATTTCATAGGCGTGCTCGCGGCCTTTGTCCCCAAGGAGCGGCTTGGGGATATACTGGCACGCGAAAGGGGGCGTGACATCGGCATCACCCGCTACGCGCTGGAGGGCTACAGGACACTGGATATATACCTCGTGAATATGGACAGGCTCATGATAACCCCTTCGTGGCTCATCGAGGGCACCGTCTTCAGGACCACCGTGGACACCGAGGCGGTGAGGGCCTGCCTGAATGAAGGAAGGGAACACATGGGCGTCTACGAAGACTACAGGGGCGAGGCCGTATTCGGGACGTCCATCTGCATGCCGGATTTCGGCTGGGTCCTCTTGACGGAGGTGGACAAAAAAGAGGCCTTCGTGCCGATCAGTCGCCTGGTTAATTACGGTGCGCTGACCGGGGTAGCGGTGCTGGTCCTCGTCTCCGGATTCGCTCTTTATTTCCTCAGGATGGCCAGGCAGCTCAAGACCATTGCCTCAGCCTCGAAGGAGATAGCCGCCGGGAACTATGCCGCCCGAGTGCCGGTAAGGAGCGGGGACGAGATAGGTATCCTTGCGGGCCATTTCAACAGGATGGTTGCCGACGTGCAGGAAAGGAGCCGCGCCCTGAAGGAGAGCGAAGAGAGGTTCAGGGGCCTCATCGAGGCCATAAACGACTGGGTCTGGGAAGTGGACGAGAACCTCGTATATACCTACGTAAGCCCGAAGGTCAGGAGCCTCCTCGGATACGAGCCCGAAGAGCTCGTCGGAAGGACGCCCTTTATGCTCATGCCGCCGGAAGAGGCCGAAAGGGTCGAGAAAGACGTCGCGCAGGCGGTCGAAAGAAGAGAGCCGTTCAACGCCTACGAGAACACGAACCTGAAAAAAGACGGCTCCATCGTCGTGCTTGAGACAAACGCCTCCCCAATCTTCGATTCTAACGGGGTCTTCCGGGGCTACCGTGGCATTGACAGGGACGTAACCGAAAGGAAGGCGGCCGAGGACGCCTTGAGAAAGAGCGAATCGAGGCTCGCCAACGCGCAGAGGATAGCGAGTCTCGGGAACTGGGACTGGGACATAGGTACGAACGAGCTTCACTGGTCGGACGAGATATACAGGATATTCGGGGTCGCTCCCAGGGAATTCGGGGCGACTTACGATGCTTTCCTCAACTACGTGCACCCGGACGACAGGGATAAGGTAATTACTGCGGTCAACGAGGCGCTCTATGATAAAAAGCCCTACTCCATCGACCACATGATAGTGCTCCATGACGGGACCGGGAAGACAGTGCATGAGGAAGGAGAAGTCGTCTATGATGACGGCAAACCCCTCAGAATGACCGGCACGGTCCTGGACATAACCGAGCGGAAGAAGGCCGAGGACGAAATACGGAAACTCAATGCCGAGCTCGAGGAGCGCGTGGCCGAGAGGACGGCGGAGCTCGAGGCGGCGAACCGCGAGCTCGAGGCCTTCAGCTACAGCGTCGCGCACGACCTGAAGACCCCGTTGAGGACGATAGACGGGTTCGCCCGGATACTCATGAAGGACAGCCCCGAGGCGCTCGGCCCCTCGGGAAGGGAATACCTTGAAAGGCTCGTTGCCGCGAGCAGGCGCATGGGCGAGCTCATAGACGCGCTCTTGAAGCTCTCGCGCGTCATGAGGGCGGAGATGACGCTAGAGCGGGTGTACTTGAGCGGCATCGCGAGGGCCATCGCCTCGGACCTCAGGAGGGCCCAGCCCGAGCGAAATGCCGAGTTTATCATCCATGAGAACCTTGCCGCGGACGGCGACCCGGGGCTTCTAAAAACCGTGATGGAGAACCTCCTGGGGAACGCCTGGAAGTTCACCTCCAAGAAAGACGCGGCCAGGATCGAGTTCGGCTCATCCGGGATGGAGGACGGGAAGACGGTCTTTTTCGTGAGAGACAACGGCGCAGGTTTCGAGATGAAGTACGCGGAAAGGCTCTTTAACCCATTCCAGAGGCTCCACGGCGAGGACGAATTTCCGGGCACCGGCATCGGCCTTGCAACGGTCCAGAGGATAATACAGCGACACGGGGGCAGTATCCGGGCCGAAGGAGAAAGGGAAAAGGGCGCAACTTTTTATTTTACTCTTTAA
- a CDS encoding response regulator transcription factor, which yields MTIKVLIAFSNRLFSEGIRKLLEGTGDIQVAGTVEPGASPREAMESLRPDCVLVDFTTLFNGFGDDGPASGRFILLDTRCGEENIVSAVLTKGLKGVLSAGSTPLLLKKAIRAVACGEIWLDKIEVKNILTGLHALKKAARPSLSEREWEVVSLVGQGFRNKEIALRLCISEPTVKTHLQRIFHKLDIQNRPQLITFALRNRNERQAEGSA from the coding sequence ATGACGATAAAAGTCCTCATCGCCTTCAGCAACCGGCTCTTCTCTGAAGGCATAAGGAAGCTACTGGAAGGGACCGGGGATATACAGGTCGCCGGGACGGTAGAGCCTGGCGCAAGCCCCAGGGAGGCCATGGAATCCCTGAGACCAGACTGCGTACTGGTGGATTTCACCACCCTTTTCAACGGGTTCGGGGACGACGGCCCCGCCTCGGGCAGGTTCATACTCCTCGACACCAGATGCGGCGAAGAGAACATAGTCTCGGCGGTGCTCACAAAGGGGCTCAAGGGGGTCCTGTCCGCAGGCTCGACCCCGCTTCTTCTCAAGAAGGCCATAAGGGCCGTCGCCTGCGGCGAGATATGGCTGGACAAGATAGAAGTGAAAAACATACTGACCGGGCTCCACGCCCTCAAGAAGGCTGCAAGGCCGTCTCTTTCCGAACGGGAATGGGAGGTCGTTAGCCTCGTGGGCCAGGGGTTCAGGAACAAGGAGATTGCCTTGAGGCTCTGCATAAGCGAGCCGACCGTCAAAACACACCTCCAGCGCATATTCCACAAGCTCGATATCCAGAACAGGCCCCAGCTCATAACGTTCGCCCTGAGGAACCGGAACGAGCGCCAGGCCGAGGGGAGCGCCTGA
- a CDS encoding response regulator: protein MSGKTQLVDTGMLDSRKILVVDDDENIRDLCSEVLRVAGYQVDTARHGLEGLERLRNSGFRYDLVVSDMNMPGLGGMEFYRAALENSPGLREKFLFVTGNPDWAFGRVADAGLSCLPKPFRISEFLERVEKLMEKSLMGAPGSGGGKRAEGRIDTALDCRITACGAELAARTVDISPHGVKVEYPGGDLLETGAVIGLSLGIGRGFETGRKAVVAWSAQAGGSILSGLRLDEPVPVSSLVNAAARQAGPEAREFRPGNALPQKHL from the coding sequence GTGAGCGGGAAAACTCAGCTCGTGGATACAGGCATGCTCGACTCGAGGAAGATACTCGTCGTCGACGACGACGAGAACATACGGGACCTCTGCTCGGAGGTGCTGCGCGTTGCCGGGTACCAGGTGGATACCGCAAGGCACGGGCTCGAGGGCCTTGAGAGGCTCCGGAATTCGGGTTTCCGATACGACCTGGTCGTCTCCGACATGAACATGCCCGGGCTCGGCGGCATGGAGTTCTACAGGGCCGCCCTGGAGAATAGCCCCGGGCTCCGGGAGAAGTTCCTTTTCGTGACCGGCAACCCCGATTGGGCGTTCGGCCGCGTCGCGGATGCCGGGCTCTCCTGCCTCCCCAAGCCTTTCCGGATATCAGAGTTCCTCGAAAGGGTGGAAAAGCTCATGGAGAAGTCGCTCATGGGGGCGCCGGGGAGCGGCGGAGGCAAGAGGGCCGAGGGGAGGATCGATACCGCCCTGGACTGTCGTATCACGGCGTGCGGCGCGGAGCTCGCGGCCCGGACTGTCGACATCTCACCGCACGGCGTGAAGGTGGAGTATCCGGGCGGCGACCTTCTTGAGACAGGCGCTGTTATCGGCCTTAGCCTCGGCATAGGCCGGGGGTTCGAGACCGGGAGAAAGGCGGTAGTGGCGTGGTCGGCACAGGCAGGCGGCTCCATTCTCTCGGGGCTCAGGCTGGACGAGCCGGTGCCGGTATCTTCACTCGTAAACGCGGCGGCCAGGCAGGCGGGGCCAGAGGCCCGGGAATTCCGTCCTGGAAACGCCCTTCCTCAAAAACATCTTTGA
- a CDS encoding sigma-54 dependent transcriptional regulator gives MSVKSAKMPLPVLLVDDEAQILKSYSVMLRSAGIKQVLTVDDSRQVMPLLEKQEVAAIALDLSMPHVSGTKLLHEIANSRPMVPVIILTAVNDIETAVECMKSGAFDYLVKPVERSRFEASVRRALDFHSLRIEVLSLKRSLLMGDLENEEAFSSIITVNKKMRAIFQYVEVIAATQQPVLITGETGVGKELFARAVHDISGRKGEFVAVNVAGLDDTMFSDTLFGHKKGAYTGADEAREGLIAHAAGGTLFLDEIGDTNESSQVKLLRLLQDQKYYPLGSDVPKKSDVRIVVATNHDFRKLIAEGGFRKDLYYRLRAHQVHIPPLRERQEDIPVLLNHFIAEAADAMKKKKPTPPTELATLMSTYHFPGNVRELQAMVYDAVARHKGGVLSMESFRDIIGRERTAAAPQKELKPGPPVSAENFPTLKESEDALIARALELSHGNQGIAASLLGITRQALNKRLKRKDLRKR, from the coding sequence ATGTCGGTAAAATCCGCTAAAATGCCCCTGCCGGTCCTCCTTGTCGACGACGAGGCCCAGATACTCAAGAGCTACAGCGTCATGCTCCGTAGCGCCGGGATAAAGCAGGTCCTGACGGTCGACGACAGCAGGCAGGTGATGCCGCTACTCGAGAAGCAGGAGGTCGCGGCCATCGCCCTCGACCTTTCCATGCCCCATGTCTCCGGGACGAAACTCCTCCATGAAATAGCGAACAGCCGCCCGATGGTGCCGGTCATAATACTCACGGCCGTAAACGACATCGAGACGGCGGTCGAATGCATGAAGTCGGGCGCGTTCGATTATCTCGTGAAGCCCGTGGAGCGTAGCAGGTTCGAGGCGAGCGTAAGGAGGGCGCTCGATTTCCATTCTCTCCGGATCGAGGTCCTTTCCCTCAAGAGGAGCCTCTTGATGGGCGACCTCGAGAACGAGGAGGCCTTCTCCTCCATAATCACCGTAAACAAGAAGATGAGGGCCATATTCCAGTACGTCGAGGTCATAGCAGCCACCCAGCAGCCGGTCCTCATAACCGGCGAGACCGGGGTAGGGAAGGAGCTCTTCGCAAGGGCGGTCCACGACATAAGCGGCAGGAAAGGGGAGTTCGTGGCCGTGAACGTGGCCGGGCTTGACGATACAATGTTCTCGGACACGCTTTTCGGCCACAAGAAGGGCGCGTATACCGGGGCGGACGAGGCGAGGGAGGGGCTCATAGCCCATGCCGCAGGCGGGACCCTCTTCCTTGACGAGATCGGGGACACGAACGAGTCCTCCCAGGTGAAGCTCCTGCGTCTACTTCAGGACCAGAAATACTACCCGCTGGGATCGGACGTCCCCAAGAAGAGCGACGTCCGTATAGTCGTCGCCACGAACCACGACTTCCGGAAGCTAATTGCCGAAGGCGGCTTCAGGAAGGACCTCTACTACAGGCTCCGGGCCCACCAGGTCCACATCCCGCCTCTTCGCGAACGCCAGGAGGACATCCCGGTGCTCCTTAACCACTTCATCGCAGAGGCCGCGGACGCCATGAAAAAAAAGAAGCCTACCCCGCCGACCGAGCTCGCCACCCTCATGTCCACCTATCATTTCCCGGGAAACGTCCGGGAGCTCCAGGCAATGGTCTACGACGCCGTAGCCAGGCACAAGGGCGGCGTGCTATCGATGGAAAGCTTCAGGGACATAATAGGCAGGGAGAGGACGGCGGCCGCCCCTCAAAAGGAGCTTAAGCCGGGGCCGCCCGTATCCGCCGAGAACTTCCCCACCCTGAAGGAATCGGAAGACGCCCTCATAGCCAGGGCACTTGAGCTTTCCCACGGTAACCAGGGCATAGCCGCGAGCCTCCTTGGGATTACCCGCCAAGCGCTGAATAAACGGCTGAAGAGAAAGGACCTACGCAAGCGTTAG